The segment CATGCCCATCACGCCGTTTTCAAACTCGACGAGCTCACCGGCCATGACGTTTTTCAGGCCGTGGACCCGGGCAATCCCGTCCCCGACCTGGATCACGCTGCCGACATCGACCACTTCGATGTCTCCTTCAAACTGTTCGATCTGCTTCTTGATCAGAGAGCTGATCTCTTCAGGCTTGATGCTCATGATTTCACCTCTATCCTTCCCATCCGATTATCCGATGCGGGACGCGGTCATTTCTTTCCGGAATCGTTTCAGTTTGTTCACCAGGCTGCCGTCGTACAGACGATCTCCGACCCGGACGACAGCTCCGCCGAGGATGTCGGGCTCGACACGGTTGGTGATCACCAGGGTTTTCCCGATGATTTTTTGGAAGACAGCGATCAGTTCTTTCTCCCCTGCCTTGGTGAGAGGATGGGAGGTGATCACTTCCGCTTCCGCCACCCCTTTCGCCTCATGGACAAGGGCTTGATACTCGGAGCCGATAGCCTCGATGGCATCTTCCCGGTTGCGCTCGGCGATCAGACGAAGGAGGTTGCGGGTCAGATCAGACAAATCCCCGAACAGTTTGTCGTAAACCTCCTTCTTCTCCCCGG is part of the Kroppenstedtia eburnea genome and harbors:
- a CDS encoding F0F1 ATP synthase subunit delta, with protein sequence MSRSIIAKRYGKALFEAAREQNALDRTAQDWQLVTDVWTRHPELREWAVHPRVTSGEKKEVYDKLFGDLSDLTRNLLRLIAERNREDAIEAIGSEYQALVHEAKGVAEAEVITSHPLTKAGEKELIAVFQKIIGKTLVITNRVEPDILGGAVVRVGDRLYDGSLVNKLKRFRKEMTASRIG